Proteins encoded within one genomic window of Ranitomeya variabilis isolate aRanVar5 chromosome 4, aRanVar5.hap1, whole genome shotgun sequence:
- the LOC143769393 gene encoding uncharacterized protein LOC143769393, with amino-acid sequence MDMDRDKMAERILHLTLEILFRLTGEDYTVVKKTSSDRCQDPVSEGWGRPLSPITGPPPHPLIHEDINDQKILELTYKMIELLTGEVPIRCQDVAVYFSMEEWEYLEGHRDLYKNVIMEVPQPLTSPDLSSKRTTPERCPHPLLPQDCKQEDPSAPQDHQDEDLTHINTTETYVRGDEWCKEEIPTYDYPDDWTRRSEGQLTSSIFISDDLEILQDSTEMIAVIPDISSSIHSTDLSSDPMKQVPSSDSLLTTKENQSHKRGIKKQTAPKAKKSFSCSECGKCLARKSFLVTHQRTHTGEKPFSCSECGKCFARKPLLVTHQRTHTGEKPFSCSECGKCFNQKSDLVNHHRTHTGEKPFFCSECGKCFARKSRLVTHQRTHTAEKPFSCSECGKCFAHKSHFVTHHRTHTAEKPFSCLECGKCFNQKSDLVRHHRTHSGDKPFSCSECGKSFNQKSDLVRHHSNHTGEKPFSCSECGKCFNHKGNFVAHQITHRGEMPFFCSECGKCFARKSLLVIHHRTHTGEKPFSCLECGKCFNQKSDLVRHHRTHTAEKPFPCSECGKCFKWKTDLDRHQRTHTGEKPFSCSECGKCFTRKLHLVRHQSSHTGEKPFSFS; translated from the exons atggatatggacagagacaagatggcggagaggatattacacctcaccctagagatcctcttccggcttactggagag gattacacagtggtgaagaagacctctagtgatcgctgtcaggaccctgtgtctgagggatggggaagacccctgagcccaatcacggggcctccacctcaccccctgatccatgaggacatcaatgaccagaagatcctagaactcacctacaagatgattgagctgctgactggagag gttcctataaggtgtcaggatgtcgccgtctatttctccatggaggagtgggagtatttagaaggacacagagatctgtacaagaacgtgataatggaggttccccagcccctcacatctccag atctatccagtaagaggacaacaccagagagatgtccccatcctcttcttccacaggactgtaaacaagaagatcccagtgctcctcaggatcatcag gatgaagatctgacccatattaatactacagagacatatgtgaggggggatgagtggtgtaaagaggagattcccacatatgactacccag atgactggaccaggagatcagagggacagctgacatcttcaatttttatatctgatgatcttgagatcctacaagattcAACTGAAATGATTGCTGTTAttccagatatatcatcatccattcacagcacagatctgtcatctgatcctatgaaacaggtcccatcttctgattcattactgactactaaggaaaatcaaagtcacaaaagaggcattaaaaaacaaactgctcctaaagcaaagaagtcattttcatgttcagaatgtgggaaatgtcttGCACGTAAATCATTccttgttactcaccagagaactcacacaggggagaagcctttttcatgttcagaatgtgggaaatgttttgcacgtaaaCCATTgcttgttactcaccagagaactcacacaggggagaaacctttttcatgttcagaatgtgggaaatgttttaaccagaaatcagatttggttaatcaccatagaactcacacaggggagaagccatttttctgttcagaatgtgggaaatgttttgcacgtaaatcacggcttgttactcaccagagaactcacacagcggagaagcctttttcatgttcagaatgtgggaaatgttttgcacataaatcacattttgttacacaccatagaactcacacagcggagaagcctttttcatgtttagaatgtgggaaatgttttaaccagaaatcagatttggttaggcaccatagaactcacagtggggataagcctttttcctgttcagaatgtgggaaatcttttaaccagaaatcagatttggttaggcaccatagtAATCACacgggggaaaagcctttttcatgttcagaatgtgggaaatgttttaaccataaagggAATTTTGTtgcacaccaaataactcacagaGGGGAgatgccttttttctgttcagaatgtgggaaatgttttgcacgtaaatcactgcttgttattcaccatagaactcacacaggggagaaacctttttcatgtttagaatgtgggaaatgttttaaccagaaatcagatttggttaggcaccatagaactcacacagcggagaagccttttccatgttcagaatgtgggaaatgttttaaatggaaaacagATCTTGATCgccatcagagaacccacacaggggagaagcctttttcctgttcagaatgtgggaaatgttttacccggaaattgcatcttgttagacatcagagcagccacacaggggagaagcccttttcattttcttaa